Proteins from a genomic interval of Lolium perenne isolate Kyuss_39 chromosome 1, Kyuss_2.0, whole genome shotgun sequence:
- the LOC127293175 gene encoding phosphoenolpyruvate/phosphate translocator 3, chloroplastic, with protein sequence MQTMAATAASSSSSSVSRAWAAVRRCPSPSLALRHAAFSSSASCCRVAGGGAPVLPLSIRGGRLLLPCALLPEGGKNGPSTRRMTVAAAAAAASPSAEGGGKPAIPRTVQLGAMILVWYLLNIYFNIYNKLILKAVPFPYTITTFQFASGSFFITLMWLLNLHPKPRLSLQQYAKILPLAIIHVMGNAFTNMSLGKVAVSFTHTIKAMEPFFSVLFSALFLGQAPSILILGSLVPVVGGVVLASMTEVSFNWIGFWSAMASNVTNQSRNVFSKKLLADKEETLDDINLFSIMTVMSFLLSVPLMLYVDGIKFSPSYLQSTGVNLQELCLKAAIAGTCFHFYQQVSYSLLARISPVTHSVANSVKRVVVIVSSVIFFRTPISPINAFGTALALVGVFLYSQLKKAKPKTKTA encoded by the exons ATGCAGAccatggcggcgacggcggcgtcctcctcttcctcctccgtttCTAGAGCCTGGGCGGCGGTGCGCCGGTGCCCCTCTCCTTCCCTGGCCTTGCGGCACGCCGCgttctcctcctccgcctcttgctGCCGGGTGGCGGGCGGCGGTGCGCCGGTGCTGCCGCTCAGCATTCGCGGCGGCCGCCTGTTGCTCCCATGCGCCTTGCTCCCCGAAGGCGGCAAGAACGGCCCCTCGACGAGAAGGATGACGGTGGCcgccgccgcggcggcggcgtcgccgtCTGCCGAGGGAGGCGGGAAGCCAGCCATTCCGCGGACTGTGCAGCTCGGCGCCATGATCCTCGTCTGGTACCTCCTCAACATCTATTtcaacatctacaacaagctg ATTCTGAAAGCGGTGCCCTTTCCTTACACCATCACCACCTTCCAGTTCGCATCCGGCTCCTTCTTCATCACTCTCATGTGGCTGCTGAATCTGCATCCCAAGCCAAGGCTCTCCCTTCAACAG TACGCAAAGATCCTGCCTTTGGCAATTATACATGTGATGGGCAATGCCTTTACCAACATGAGTTTGGGCAAGGTAGCCGTCTCCTTCACGCACACCATCAAGGCCATGGAGCCCTTCTTCTCTGTTCTATTCTCCGCGCTGTTTCTCGGGCAG GCACCTTCTATACTGATATTAGGTTCTCTCGTGCCGGTTGTCGGTGGAGTTGTACTGGCATCTATGACTGAAGTGTCTTTTAACTG GATAGGATTTTGGAGCGCCATGGCTTCCAATGTTACAAATCAATCACGGAATGTTTTCAGCAAGAAACTTCTTGCTGACAAAGAG GAAACACTGGACGACATAAATCTCTTTTCAATTATGACTGTCATGTCATTTTTGTTGTCGGTCCCATTAATGCTATATGTAGATGGCATCAAGTTTAGTCCATCTTATCTACAGAGTACT GGTGTAAATCTTCAAGAATTATGCTTGAAAGCGGCAATTGCTGGTACTTGTTTCCATTTTTACCAACAG GTTTCATATAGTTTATTGGCCAGAATATCCCCTGTGACCCATTCTGTTGCGAACTCTGTCAAACGGGTGGTTGTCATCGTGTCGTCAGTTATCTTCTTCAGAACTCCTATTTCACCTATAAATGCCTTTG GAACTGCTCTGGCTCTAGTCGGAGTTTTCCTGTACTCTCAGTTAAAGAAAGCAAAACCAAAGACAAAGACTGCATAA